In Legionella spiritensis, the following proteins share a genomic window:
- a CDS encoding efflux RND transporter periplasmic adaptor subunit, protein MMQKRMIIMLVGVAILFGGIFLYKGIMGLIIKKAMKSQERIISVSTMKVGYSSWTPETSASGSLRAIRGVNVTTELAGMVQTIHFKPGSSVRKNDLLVQLNADNEIARLHSLQANAALARTTYLRDKAQYAVRAVSKQTLDNDEANLKSYRAQVAEQAAIVAKKTIRAPFSGRLGINNVNPGQYVNPGDSVVMLQTLDPIYVDFFVPQQSIAKLQVGQAVVLTTDAFPGKSFRGKITTINPAADVGTRNIGVEATIANPDEALLPGMFGHVTIPTGKPSPFLTVPQTAISFNPYGNIVYVVRQSGKDKQGDPVLTVKQYFVMTGETRGEQIQILKGLKEKDEIVTSGQLKLKNDSRVAINNTIKLPDNPSPTLRDNH, encoded by the coding sequence ATGATGCAAAAAAGAATGATAATCATGCTTGTCGGAGTTGCCATTTTGTTTGGCGGTATTTTTCTTTACAAGGGAATCATGGGGCTGATTATTAAAAAGGCTATGAAGAGCCAGGAGCGAATCATCTCGGTCAGTACCATGAAAGTTGGCTACTCCTCCTGGACACCTGAAACGTCTGCATCAGGCAGTTTAAGGGCGATCCGCGGGGTTAATGTGACCACGGAACTTGCCGGCATGGTACAAACCATTCACTTCAAACCCGGTTCTTCCGTCCGGAAAAACGATTTACTGGTACAGCTAAACGCCGATAATGAAATTGCCCGCCTGCATTCGCTACAGGCTAATGCGGCACTGGCCAGGACAACCTATCTGCGGGACAAAGCCCAATATGCCGTTCGTGCAGTCAGTAAACAAACGCTGGATAATGATGAGGCCAACCTCAAAAGTTATCGGGCACAGGTTGCCGAACAGGCGGCTATCGTCGCTAAAAAAACGATACGGGCTCCTTTTTCCGGACGTCTGGGTATCAACAACGTCAATCCTGGTCAATACGTCAATCCCGGAGACAGTGTCGTCATGCTGCAAACCCTGGATCCGATTTATGTTGATTTTTTTGTGCCGCAACAGTCTATTGCCAAGCTTCAAGTGGGGCAGGCTGTTGTCTTGACGACCGACGCTTTCCCGGGCAAATCGTTTAGAGGAAAAATCACTACCATTAATCCGGCCGCCGATGTCGGAACCAGAAACATCGGGGTGGAGGCGACCATAGCCAATCCGGACGAGGCTCTTTTGCCGGGGATGTTCGGGCATGTCACTATTCCGACAGGCAAACCGTCGCCGTTTCTGACCGTACCACAAACGGCAATCAGCTTTAATCCCTATGGCAATATTGTTTATGTCGTACGTCAATCCGGCAAGGATAAACAGGGCGATCCTGTTTTGACAGTCAAACAATACTTTGTCATGACCGGAGAAACCCGCGGTGAGCAGATTCAGATTCTAAAAGGCTTGAAGGAGAAGGACGAGATTGTAACCAGCGGCCAATTGAAACTTAAAAACGATAGTCGTGTCGCTATTAATAACACGATCAAACTTCCTGATAATCCATCTCCAACATTGCGCGATAATCATTAA